The following are encoded together in the Vigna unguiculata cultivar IT97K-499-35 chromosome 2, ASM411807v1, whole genome shotgun sequence genome:
- the LOC114173028 gene encoding peroxidase 5-like, producing the protein MDTTPCLLQMVSALVLISLASASLEVGFYRSTCPSAEAIVKSTVEKAISANPGIAAGIIRLHFHDCFVRGCDGSVLLASTPGNPPAERDNFINNPSLRGFEVIDEAKTQLEAACPNTVSCADILAFAARDSASKVGGINYDVPSGRRDGRVSIGDEVPQNLPGPGFNADQLINNFGQKGLSVDEMVTLSGAHSIGVASCGVFSNRLYSFSGTVTQDPSLDPSYAETLKKQCPPPPAVTGTTVSLEPSTPIRLDSKYYEGLINHRGLLTSDQTLFATQSTKPMVESNAYNGASWAEKFAQAMVRMGSIQVLTGYDGEIRKQCSFVN; encoded by the exons atggATACTACTCCATGCTTGCTTCAAATGGTTTCTGCTTTGGTTCTGATTTCATTGGCCTCAGCATCTCTGGAAGTGGGTTTCTATAGGTCCACATGCCCATCTGCTGAGGCAATAGTGAAAAGCACTGTAGAAAAAGCAATTTCTGCCAACCCAGGCATAGCAGCTGGTATCATCAGATTGCACTTCCATGATTGCTTTGTTAGG GGATGTGATGGTTCTGTGTTACTAGCATCTACACCGGGAAACCCGCCAGCTGAACGAGACAATTTCATCAACAACCCAAGCTTACGTGGGTTCGAGGTGATTGACGAGGCCAAGACCCAGTTGGAGGCTGCATGCCCTAACACAGTATCATGTGCTGACATTTTGGCCTTTGCAGCACGAGACAGTGCTTCCAAAGTTGGTGGAATAAACTATGATGTTCCATCAGGACGCAGAGATGGTCGTGTCTCTATTGGTGACGAAGTTCCACAGAATCTTCCTGGACCGGGTTTCAACGCTGATCAACTCATCAATAACTTTGGACAAAAGGGTTTGTCCGTAGATGAAATGGTCACACTTTCAGGAGCACATTCAATCGGTGTGGCTAGTTGTGGTGTCTTCTCGAATCGCTTATACTCTTTCAGTGGCACGGTCACACAAGATCCCTCACTCGACCCTTCATATGCTGAAACGTTGAAAAAGCAGTGTCCTCCGCCACCCGCTGTCACAGGCACCACAGTTTCTCTGGAACCTTCCACTCCTATTCGTTTGGACAGCAAATACTATGAGGGTTTGATCAACCACCGTGGCTTGTTGACATCGGATCAGACCCTGTTCGCCACTCAATCCACAAAGCCAATGGTTGAAAGCAATGCATACAATGGTGCAAGTTGGGCTGAGAAGTTTGCCCAAGCGATGGTGCGCATGGGTTCAATACAAGTGCTTACCGGCTACGATGGTGAGATCAGGAAGCAGTGCAGCTTCGTTAATTAG